From Thermoflexus hugenholtzii JAD2:
CGACCGGGGGCCCAAGGAGGATCCTCGAGCTGGGGGCCTGAATCCCTTTCAGAGAAGGTCGATCCTTGAGATCCGCCCCGCATCCCTCTGAGGATGAGGTTCCCCAAAGCGTCCACCTCCACTCCGGACTTGCCTTGTGGAACACTCGGCGTTGTCTTCTTGTCTTCTTATGGCCCGGGTGCCCCGAGGATGGCCTGCAAACATTCCGTCACGGGAGGCCGGGGGATCTGAAACAGCCATCCCACCTCCAGCCAGAACCCCGGCACCGCGATGCTGGCCACCCGTCCCGTCCGCACCCCCTCCACCGCATATCGATCCCCCCGCCGCCGATGCGCCCACAGCACCCCCTCCTCTCCATCCACCCCCCAATACTCCTCCACCCCCGCCCGCGCATACTCCTCCGCCTTCTCCCACAAGTCCAGCGTCCGCGTGGAGGGGCTCACCACCTCCACCACCAGAACCGGCACCACCTCCAGAGGCACCCCCCGCGCCCGTCCCACATCCTCCGGACGGAGCACAAACACGTCCGGCTCCCGCACCACCTCCGGCAAAATCCGCACCGCTGCCGGCCCCATCAAAACTTTCCCCCACCCCCTAATTTCGCAATAGCCCCGGAGAAGCCAGTAGAGGAAACCGACGAGATCCTGGTGTTCCGCGGTGGCCGGTGAGTGCATCAGGACCTCCCCCCGGACGAACTCCCAAATCCGGTCCTCCGGCGCCTCCCGAAGATAGCGCTCCAGCGTCCATCCCCCCATCCGGATCACATACGGCTCCCGCACCGGAACCTTCCGCTCGTCCACCACCATCACCCCCATCGCCACCTCCTGGGGATCTCTGTGGGCCGCCGTTCAGGACCTCGCCTCGCCCCAGCCGCCCAACCGAAGAGCTCCACCGACATGATGAGCCGGGTCCTCGGAGCGGTCAACCGAAGGGAAACAGCCTTCCGGCCCCGCCCGAAGGATCGGAGGAGCTCCGACCGGCCCTCTTCCCAGCCAGGTCAGAGACCATCGGTGAAGGAAGCGCCCGCATCCCCTCTCCTCGGGGAGATCCCTCACCGGCACCCGCAGGCCTCCGGAGAGGGGCAATCGCACACCTCTGCGATCGCCTCGATCTCCACCCGGGCTCCCATAGGCAGCGTGGCCACGCCCACCGCCGAACGGGCGGGGGGCATCTGCGGGAAGAACTCGGCGTAAACGGCGTTCATGCGAGGCCACTCGGAGAGATCCACCAAGAACACCGTGGTCTTGACCACGTGACGAAGACAGGACCCCGCCGCTTCCAGGATCGCCCGCAAATTCTCCAGGGCCTGCCGGGTCTGGCTCTCGATGTCCGGCCCCGCCAGCTGACGGGTCTCCGGGACCAGGCCCAGCTGGCCAGCGGTGAAGATGAGGTTCCCCACCCGGATGGCCTGGGAATAGGGGCCGACGGCGGGAGGAGCTTTCTCCGTGGCGATCGCTTCCCGAGCCATGATGCCTCCTCAGCGGTGGATTCAGGCGGGACGCGAGCCGTAGAGGACATGCTGGCGAACCGCGTGACAGAGCAGGCACATGGGGTCCTCGCAGAGCAGGGCCATAGGATCCCGGCGCAGGAGCTCCAGAAGGATCTCCACCATCCGCCCCATGGGCAGCCCCTGGAAGACCCGCTCGCTCAGGTAGACCCGACGGGTGATCGGCTCCAGACGCGGCGCGGCGGCGCCGAAGCCTCGACGACACCCCGGGAAGCCCGGCAACTCCACCACCCGGCGGTCCATCAACGCCCAGCGGAGGAAGGTTTTGCGCCCGGCCAGGGCTTCCACGTAATGGATGGCCACGTTCATCGTGTGATCGGCGCCGAGGAGCAGGACGTCGCCCCCTTCCGCATGGAGCCAGCGCAACGGCCCCCAGGGATCCTGGAGGGATTGGGCGGCGGCGACCGCTTCCGCCCGCGGGCCCACCGTGACGAAGGAAAGGACGGGGTGCTCGCTCCGGCGCGCGCCGGGCAGCCGACGGGCCATCTCCGGGAACGAACCCCACTCCGGATCCGCCGCGAGATCCGGGCGGAAAAACACCGCCCGGGCGTTGCCCCCCTGCATGGCCAGGTAGACCACGCCGTTATCCGGCGGGCCCGTCCGCGGATAGACCATGGTGGAAGAGGTGAAGGCAGGGGTCAGCCAGGTCTCGCCGGCCATGGCCGCCTGGACCGCGCCGAGGAGGGTGGCGATGCCCCCTCGCACCTGCTCCGCCGCGTCGGGGGCGGCCACGATGAGGGCCGGGCCGTCCGGGTTCCAGCGGATGGCCTCCAGGGCCAGAACCAGGGTTCGGAAACCGATCGGTCCCACCACCGGAGCTCAGCGTCCTTTCCATTCGGCCTTGCGCTTCTCGATGAATGCCCGCATTCCCTCTTTCTGATCCTCCGTGGCGAAGAGGATATAGAAGAGCCGGCGCTCATATTCCAGGCCGTCCCGCAGGCTGGTCTCGAAGGCTTTGTTCACCGCCTCCTTGGCCAAGCGGACGGCGATGGGCGGCCGGGCGGCGATCTCCTTCGCCAGACGGATCGCTTCCTCCAGGTAAACTTCCACGGGGACCACTCGGGAAACCAGCCCGGCGGCCTCCGCCTCCCGGGCGCTCATGTAACGGCCGGTGAGGATCATCTCCATTGCCTTCGACTTGCCGATGGCCCGGGTCAGGCGCTGGGTGCCCCCGGCCCCGGGCATCACCCCGATGTTGATCTCCGGCTGGCCGAAGACAGCGGTCTCCGAGGCGATGATGATGTCGCAGGCCATGGCCAGCTCGCAGCCCCCACCCAGGCACCAGCCCGAGACCGCGGCGATGATCGGCTTGCGGATCCGCTGGATGCGATCCCAGCGGGCGATGTGATCCCGCAGCAGCATCTCCACCGCGCTGGCCTCGGCCATCTCCTTGATATCCGCCCCCGCAGCGAAGGCCCGCTCGTTCCCCGTGATCACAATGCAGCGGATGGCCTCGTCGCGATCGAAGGCCTCCAGAGCCGTCGCCAGCTCCTCCATCAGGACGCTGTTGAGGGCGTTCAGCTGCTGGGGGCGGTTCAGGCGGATCAGCCCCACGTTCTCGATGGTCTCCACCAGGATCGAGGTGTAGGCCATGGGACCCTCCCGCAGGCTGAGGATGGGATCTCCTACCGGAAGTTCAACAGGAAGATGGCCTCGAGGGTGGCGTAGAGGTTGAGGGTCATGTGCATCACGATAGGCGGCCAGAGGGACCGGGTGCGGGCCCGCAAACCGGTTAGAGCCAGGCCCACCAGGAAGGCCTGGGCGATCCAGAACCATTGATCCGCGGTCCCTCCATAAGTGAAGAGGTGGAGCAGGGCAAAGATCAGCGAGACGAGATAGACGGCGAACATGGGGCCCACCCGCACCGCCAGGGCGGGATACAGGAGGCCCCGGAACAGCAGCTCCTCCGTCGGCGGGCCGACCAGCACGGCGAGGAACCCCATCGCCGCCCAGCCCAGGGGATCCCGGCCTCGGAACAGAGGGGCCAGGTTCTCCGGGATCACCGGCCGGCCCGACGCCATGGTGACCGCATCCAGCGCCACTGCTAAGCCCAACGCTAAGAAGGGCACTGCCCAGATGGGGATGCGCGCAGGGGGAACCAGGCGCAGGGCGGGGGCCAGCGGGCCGCGCACCCACAAGCGCAAGGCAGCCCCCACGGTGATCAGGGTGAACAGATAGATGAAGCCGCTGGCCAACCCCGTGAAGCGCCCGCTAGCGGCCGCTCGGGCGTAGGCGGCCTCGAACGGCTGGCCGGGCATCGCCACGACCCAGTAGATCAGAAAGAAGAGGACGCCCAACATGAACTGGACCATCAGGAAATACGCCAGGGCCGTCAGAGCCAGGCCGATCCCCCAGGGCGGGGCCGGCTCCAGCTCCTCAGACGGTGCGGAGGAGGATGGGGCAGGACGCATCTTCACGCGCTCCTCATTTCACGAAATATCGAAGGAAATCGATCCGAGCTCCCGGGGCCGGGCCGGCGGGCCTCTTCCTCATCGCGCCCACGCCAGCGTCCCATCCGGCCACCCGCCCCCTCGGGGCGGGTTCAGAGCCTGCTCATAAACCCGGGCGAACTCCGACTCAAACCGGGCCGCCATCGCCGGATCCGTCACGATCAGGAAGTTCTCGTCGTTGTCCTGCTCGGCGTTGCGGGAGAAGTTATAGGACCCGAAGATCACCACCCGACGGTCGATGACGAAAACCTTATGGTGCATGTTGTAAGGGTTGCCGTCCTTCAGCACGT
This genomic window contains:
- a CDS encoding Uma2 family endonuclease, which produces MGVMVVDERKVPVREPYVIRMGGWTLERYLREAPEDRIWEFVRGEVLMHSPATAEHQDLVGFLYWLLRGYCEIRGWGKVLMGPAAVRILPEVVREPDVFVLRPEDVGRARGVPLEVVPVLVVEVVSPSTRTLDLWEKAEEYARAGVEEYWGVDGEEGVLWAHRRRGDRYAVEGVRTGRVASIAVPGFWLEVGWLFQIPRPPVTECLQAILGAPGP
- a CDS encoding RidA family protein, with amino-acid sequence MAREAIATEKAPPAVGPYSQAIRVGNLIFTAGQLGLVPETRQLAGPDIESQTRQALENLRAILEAAGSCLRHVVKTTVFLVDLSEWPRMNAVYAEFFPQMPPARSAVGVATLPMGARVEIEAIAEVCDCPSPEACGCR
- a CDS encoding AAC(3) family N-acetyltransferase, producing the protein MGPIGFRTLVLALEAIRWNPDGPALIVAAPDAAEQVRGGIATLLGAVQAAMAGETWLTPAFTSSTMVYPRTGPPDNGVVYLAMQGGNARAVFFRPDLAADPEWGSFPEMARRLPGARRSEHPVLSFVTVGPRAEAVAAAQSLQDPWGPLRWLHAEGGDVLLLGADHTMNVAIHYVEALAGRKTFLRWALMDRRVVELPGFPGCRRGFGAAAPRLEPITRRVYLSERVFQGLPMGRMVEILLELLRRDPMALLCEDPMCLLCHAVRQHVLYGSRPA
- a CDS encoding enoyl-CoA hydratase; translation: MAYTSILVETIENVGLIRLNRPQQLNALNSVLMEELATALEAFDRDEAIRCIVITGNERAFAAGADIKEMAEASAVEMLLRDHIARWDRIQRIRKPIIAAVSGWCLGGGCELAMACDIIIASETAVFGQPEINIGVMPGAGGTQRLTRAIGKSKAMEMILTGRYMSAREAEAAGLVSRVVPVEVYLEEAIRLAKEIAARPPIAVRLAKEAVNKAFETSLRDGLEYERRLFYILFATEDQKEGMRAFIEKRKAEWKGR
- a CDS encoding CPBP family intramembrane glutamic endopeptidase, which produces MRPAPSSSAPSEELEPAPPWGIGLALTALAYFLMVQFMLGVLFFLIYWVVAMPGQPFEAAYARAAASGRFTGLASGFIYLFTLITVGAALRLWVRGPLAPALRLVPPARIPIWAVPFLALGLAVALDAVTMASGRPVIPENLAPLFRGRDPLGWAAMGFLAVLVGPPTEELLFRGLLYPALAVRVGPMFAVYLVSLIFALLHLFTYGGTADQWFWIAQAFLVGLALTGLRARTRSLWPPIVMHMTLNLYATLEAIFLLNFR